A genome region from Candidatus Zixiibacteriota bacterium includes the following:
- a CDS encoding tyrosine phenol-lyase translates to MLKQGGLVKYIPEPFKIKTVEPIKVTTKNERKKAIEEAGYNTFLLKSVDVYIDLLTDSGTSAMSDAQWAAMQLGDEAYAGSRNFYDLEQAVQDVYGYKYFVPTHQGRAAEHIMSKLLIKKGDHIPGNMYFTTTRLHQELAGGKFVDVIIDEAHDPANPFPFKGNVDINKMQRLVDKVGADKIPYISYETCVNMAGGQPISIANIRELRKFCDKYDIKIMLDNTRTVENAYFIQKREDGYANKSIKEIVKEICSYTDGCTCSSKKDCLVNIGGFLAMNDEDFFIDAKAQVVIFEGLHTYGGMSGRDMAALAQGIRESVATDDYIKYRVEQTNYLGEILTEGGVPHVIPHGGHAIFLDAKSFLPHIEQEQFPAQALAAAIYVETGVRAMERGNVSAGRNPETGENFKPKLELVRLTIPRRVYTQSHLDYAAEGIINLYNKRDQIRGLKFVFEPKLLRFFQARFEQI, encoded by the coding sequence ATGCTCAAACAGGGAGGATTAGTGAAATACATACCGGAGCCATTTAAGATTAAAACAGTCGAACCAATCAAAGTTACTACAAAAAATGAACGGAAAAAAGCCATAGAAGAAGCGGGATATAACACCTTTCTTTTAAAAAGCGTGGATGTATATATCGACCTGCTGACAGATAGCGGTACAAGCGCTATGAGCGATGCCCAATGGGCGGCTATGCAGCTTGGGGATGAAGCATATGCCGGCAGCCGGAATTTCTATGACCTTGAGCAAGCGGTGCAAGATGTATACGGCTACAAGTATTTCGTGCCAACCCATCAGGGGCGCGCTGCTGAACATATTATGTCGAAACTGCTAATTAAAAAGGGCGATCACATTCCGGGAAATATGTATTTTACAACAACGCGCCTGCATCAGGAATTGGCTGGCGGCAAATTTGTGGATGTTATTATCGACGAAGCCCACGACCCAGCGAATCCTTTCCCTTTCAAGGGCAATGTTGATATCAATAAAATGCAGCGGCTTGTCGATAAAGTCGGCGCTGATAAAATCCCCTATATCAGCTATGAGACATGCGTAAATATGGCTGGTGGACAGCCTATATCAATTGCCAACATCAGAGAACTGCGCAAGTTTTGTGACAAATATGATATCAAAATCATGCTCGACAATACTCGAACCGTTGAAAATGCCTATTTCATACAAAAGCGCGAGGATGGTTATGCTAATAAATCCATAAAAGAAATTGTCAAGGAAATATGTTCATATACCGATGGCTGTACCTGTTCCTCTAAGAAAGATTGTTTGGTGAATATTGGCGGTTTCCTGGCAATGAATGATGAGGATTTCTTTATCGATGCTAAAGCGCAGGTGGTAATATTCGAGGGGCTTCACACTTATGGCGGCATGAGCGGGCGCGATATGGCGGCTTTGGCACAGGGTATCAGGGAATCGGTAGCCACTGATGATTATATCAAATATCGCGTTGAACAGACCAACTATCTGGGAGAAATTCTGACAGAGGGCGGCGTACCTCATGTTATCCCTCATGGCGGCCATGCTATATTCCTTGACGCTAAATCCTTTTTGCCGCATATCGAGCAGGAGCAGTTTCCAGCTCAGGCGCTGGCGGCGGCAATCTATGTTGAAACCGGCGTGCGGGCAATGGAGCGCGGCAATGTTTCGGCAGGCCGCAACCCGGAAACCGGCGAAAATTTCAAGCCAAAACTCGAACTTGTCCGTCTGACTATCCCAAGGCGCGTATATACTCAGAGCCATCTCGATTATGCCGCTGAGGGTATAATTAACCTTTACAATAAACGAGACCAGATTCGCGGACTTAAGTTTGTATTCGAACCGAAGCTGTTAAGATTCTTCCAGGCGCGGTTTGAACAAATATAA
- a CDS encoding Gfo/Idh/MocA family oxidoreductase yields MTKPVEIGQVGLGAWGKNLLRNFSSLNKCHVKMACDFNDAQCAKASETFRGISLTTKYEDILNDNKIEAVVIATPPAMHYKMAAQAIESGKDVFVEKPLVLNLDEGKKLVELAAKKERILMVGHIMEYHPTTLFLKKYIDDGTLGEIYYLYSSRINLGKVRDIENSLWSFAPHDISIIMFLLDKYPVRVTANGSSYLQKNIEDVCFMTMHFNDKTMAHVHVSWLDPHKERKLTIVGSKKMVVFDDTRTSEKIWLYDKGVDTALDYSTYAEYFNLRIGDITIPRVPGGEPLKLECSHFIESVQKRSRPRSDGIDGLKVLTVLQAAQSSLEKGGTPVDVPSYK; encoded by the coding sequence GTGACCAAACCGGTTGAGATTGGGCAGGTTGGGCTTGGCGCATGGGGAAAAAACCTGCTGCGCAATTTCTCATCCTTAAATAAGTGCCATGTAAAAATGGCTTGCGATTTTAATGACGCGCAATGCGCAAAAGCATCTGAAACATTTCGGGGAATATCTCTGACTACAAAATATGAAGATATTCTCAATGATAATAAAATTGAAGCTGTTGTTATTGCTACGCCGCCGGCTATGCATTATAAAATGGCGGCACAGGCTATTGAGTCTGGCAAGGATGTTTTTGTGGAAAAGCCGTTGGTTTTAAACCTTGATGAAGGTAAAAAGCTTGTTGAGTTGGCGGCCAAAAAGGAACGGATTTTAATGGTTGGCCATATCATGGAATACCATCCTACTACATTATTTTTAAAGAAATACATTGATGATGGAACTCTCGGCGAGATTTATTATCTTTATTCATCAAGAATAAACCTTGGCAAGGTTCGCGATATAGAAAATTCTCTGTGGAGTTTTGCGCCTCACGATATTTCGATAATCATGTTTTTGCTCGATAAATATCCTGTACGCGTTACCGCCAATGGCTCATCGTATTTGCAGAAAAATATTGAGGATGTATGTTTTATGACCATGCATTTCAACGATAAGACGATGGCACATGTGCATGTTAGCTGGCTTGATCCTCATAAGGAACGCAAGCTTACCATTGTCGGGTCGAAAAAGATGGTTGTTTTTGATGATACCAGAACCTCAGAGAAGATATGGCTTTATGATAAAGGTGTGGATACTGCGCTTGATTATTCAACTTACGCCGAGTATTTTAATCTAAGAATTGGTGATATAACCATTCCCCGAGTGCCCGGGGGCGAACCGCTAAAATTGGAATGTTCTCATTTTATTGAAAGCGTTCAAAAACGCAGTCGTCCGCGTTCCGATGGGATAGATGGGCTTAAAGTTTTAACGGTACTGCAAGCCGCGCAGAGTTCGCTTGAAAAAGGCGGTACACCGGTTGATGTTCCAAGCTACAAATAG
- a CDS encoding carboxypeptidase regulatory-like domain-containing protein, whose amino-acid sequence MFKNAKGFSVWLMIWIFVIAASAAGSEGDLTTDIMIVDTLLSEDFSGPIGPIINNPIPGWTVSDSGVPEWDETSWSLYDPPAVYEPYWNGNLCRTFFAGDNAIADWLISPIFDCTAEDSVFLSFKQSHSNSSGNPDTAFVFGSIDGGLNWDYTVFMTDSTMGALNGPDTQSIYLPWADGESNVQIAFVLKGSYVLTWYLDEPFVFGNVSDTLVYEAFNGAWGPFGDNPPNGWKIVNEVTPAPADGNDWSRWYYSTWGDTIARAYHIPSEYQKEWLITPSLSFGSTSLCSLSFYVNYWDDTYSNLTDTAFIYGSTDNGLTWPHEIVVYTADEGGSNHETAYRSYDITSWALGESQVKIGFKYVGFDGWWWIIDDVSVSQTILLSDNIEAVSFDYPTDFIVTEQSYNPKATVRNMGSLQQTFDVNLTVKDPSDIEIYNQTETGITLDSLEATQLTFTAPFSASVEGDYTFIVLVINPGDEAAIDDTVYAVIPACEHQGMGGPDAYGYSYFDNTVAGGPEFSWIDISGTGTQLSPTDHYFMSAALPIGFSFEFYGQSYDTMWVNSHGSVHLGVRDVWLGTNDCPLPDTSSPHAPMALVFWDFLHVQYEIGQGVYYQYFDEPDIDYTVIQWKTSIMNELSDSLEFELVLFEDGKLLYQYNYLAESISSGLGQEATIGLEYEFIPSGLSYLCNDDNPANRLFGGLAVEWIADTSSTGTIAGLVADASSGDSLEGVYVVAAGMRDDTYTDENGEYELASLAPGMYEVSFSLAGYADTTFTNIEVIAGSITHLDVQMQASGYAYLPGDANMSLGLWPPRTIGGDVTFLVNYFKGSSASVQCLMNNPSAGNPYFWASADANGDCIVMGSDVVKLVNYFRGTTTLSYCADYPPCWFTTGEAEADGQPVGWPNCQSPPTPAVPGSVIQLKPITE is encoded by the coding sequence ATGTTCAAAAATGCTAAAGGGTTTTCTGTTTGGCTGATGATTTGGATTTTCGTTATAGCCGCATCAGCCGCGGGTTCGGAGGGCGATTTAACAACCGATATCATGATAGTTGACACCTTGTTATCGGAAGATTTTAGCGGCCCAATTGGGCCAATCATCAACAACCCAATACCGGGCTGGACAGTTAGCGACAGCGGCGTGCCCGAGTGGGATGAGACATCCTGGTCGCTTTACGACCCGCCAGCCGTTTATGAACCCTATTGGAACGGCAACCTTTGCCGAACATTTTTTGCCGGCGACAATGCAATTGCAGATTGGCTGATTTCACCTATATTCGATTGCACGGCTGAAGATTCTGTATTTTTGTCATTCAAGCAAAGCCATTCCAACAGTTCTGGCAATCCCGATACCGCGTTTGTATTCGGCTCGATAGATGGCGGCTTGAATTGGGATTATACTGTGTTTATGACCGATTCTACTATGGGAGCGCTGAATGGGCCCGACACGCAGTCAATCTATTTACCATGGGCTGATGGTGAAAGCAATGTTCAAATTGCTTTCGTCCTGAAAGGCTCGTATGTCCTGACATGGTATCTCGATGAGCCATTTGTGTTTGGCAATGTATCCGATACGCTGGTATATGAGGCTTTCAACGGCGCTTGGGGACCGTTTGGTGATAATCCACCCAACGGCTGGAAAATCGTCAATGAGGTTACGCCGGCTCCAGCGGACGGCAACGACTGGTCGAGATGGTATTATTCCACCTGGGGTGATACTATCGCCCGGGCTTATCATATACCATCTGAATATCAAAAAGAATGGCTGATTACTCCAAGTCTTTCGTTTGGTTCAACTTCTTTATGCAGTCTTTCCTTTTATGTTAATTACTGGGATGACACTTACAGCAATTTAACCGATACGGCTTTTATCTATGGTTCCACGGATAATGGACTGACATGGCCTCATGAGATAGTTGTTTATACAGCCGATGAGGGCGGCTCTAACCACGAGACAGCTTATCGGTCTTATGATATTACTTCTTGGGCGCTGGGCGAAAGTCAGGTAAAAATCGGCTTTAAGTATGTTGGCTTCGATGGCTGGTGGTGGATAATCGATGACGTTTCTGTTTCCCAGACAATCCTGCTAAGTGATAATATTGAAGCCGTATCTTTTGATTATCCAACCGATTTTATAGTTACCGAACAAAGCTATAATCCAAAAGCAACCGTTAGAAATATGGGGTCGCTTCAGCAAACTTTCGATGTTAATCTCACCGTAAAAGACCCCAGTGATATCGAAATTTACAACCAGACAGAGACCGGCATCACGCTTGATTCATTAGAAGCAACTCAGTTAACATTCACGGCTCCGTTTTCTGCCTCTGTCGAAGGCGATTATACATTCATTGTGTTGGTAATCAATCCGGGGGACGAGGCAGCCATCGATGATACCGTTTATGCGGTAATCCCCGCCTGCGAACATCAGGGAATGGGCGGGCCTGATGCATACGGCTACAGTTATTTCGATAACACAGTTGCCGGAGGTCCCGAATTCAGCTGGATTGATATTTCCGGTACCGGCACCCAGCTTAGTCCAACGGACCATTATTTTATGTCTGCCGCACTGCCTATAGGTTTCAGCTTTGAATTCTATGGCCAGTCTTATGATACTATGTGGGTCAACTCGCATGGTTCGGTTCATCTGGGCGTTCGCGATGTCTGGCTTGGCACCAATGATTGCCCCTTACCGGATACCTCATCGCCGCATGCCCCAATGGCGCTGGTTTTCTGGGATTTTCTGCATGTTCAATATGAAATCGGGCAGGGAGTATATTACCAATATTTTGATGAACCTGATATTGATTACACTGTCATTCAATGGAAAACTTCCATAATGAATGAACTGAGCGATTCGCTTGAATTCGAATTAGTATTATTCGAGGATGGGAAATTGCTGTATCAGTATAATTACCTTGCCGAAAGCATATCGAGCGGACTGGGACAGGAGGCGACAATTGGCTTGGAATACGAATTTATTCCATCCGGTTTAAGCTATCTGTGCAATGACGACAACCCGGCTAACCGGCTGTTCGGCGGCTTAGCCGTTGAATGGATTGCCGATACATCATCCACCGGAACAATTGCCGGCTTGGTTGCCGATGCGTCATCCGGCGATTCCTTAGAGGGTGTTTATGTTGTTGCAGCAGGTATGCGCGATGATACCTATACTGACGAGAATGGAGAATATGAACTGGCATCATTAGCCCCCGGCATGTATGAAGTCTCATTTTCATTAGCCGGTTATGCAGACACTACATTTACCAATATCGAGGTTATCGCCGGCAGTATCACTCATCTTGATGTCCAGATGCAAGCGTCCGGCTACGCCTATTTGCCCGGCGATGCTAATATGTCCTTAGGTTTATGGCCGCCAAGAACAATCGGCGGCGATGTTACCTTCCTGGTTAACTACTTCAAGGGTTCATCAGCTTCGGTTCAATGCTTGATGAATAACCCATCGGCTGGCAATCCATACTTCTGGGCTTCAGCGGATGCTAATGGCGACTGTATTGTAATGGGCAGCGACGTGGTTAAGTTGGTAAACTACTTCAGAGGTACAACAACGCTATCGTATTGTGCTGATTATCCACCATGCTGGTTTACAACCGGTGAAGCTGAAGCTGACGGTCAACCGGTTGGCTGGCCGAACTGTCAAAGTCCGCCAACACCGGCAGTTCCAGGCTCGGTAATTCAACTAAAGCCGATTACTGAATAG
- a CDS encoding SLBB domain-containing protein: MKLKYSIDNKKRGNFFRGNDKLVLIIIIISLILTANVFGQTDKSIALDAGIFNIPVKQPQNILALEQPVDPRTYKLGPGDKITIFIWGNIQTQYDLTISPEGKLLIPTIGPVAVSGMYLKFAKKTIEKKILERFKNVSVSVELSDLRYFRASVGGAVKFPGIYTVNGITRVSEIIAKAGGFLREVDEVVEQDENIKLDSDIEEKQPVIYPSGIASHRNIIVKHIDGSIDTADVLLFEQTGDLRYNYKLTDGDEIFIPLREQNVNMYGIFGGVKNPGFFEYSHRDSLKDLISLGHGFTLDVDSSAAELVRFGLDGHTIIRDTILLGKYLQDGNQDIKMMPDDRIYIKTINNFNEKYQALIEGEVKNPGYYAIMPESTYLSQLIEEAGGFTPLASLAEAKMTRFVDISGVDKEFERLKLMSVSNMTDMEYNYFKIKSREKSGRMSVNFQELFSGDGKNDILLKNGDVITIPGVNDIVNVAGEVANPGFMTFNPAFNYKDYIKLAGGYSFRADKGKIRIITGVTGEWKKAKRGTRIQPGDIIIVPEKGKSKFFTYVKEALSFTASLATVYLVISEATK; the protein is encoded by the coding sequence TTGAAATTAAAATACTCAATTGACAACAAAAAAAGAGGCAACTTTTTCAGGGGGAATGATAAATTGGTTTTAATCATAATAATTATATCGTTGATTTTGACAGCTAATGTTTTCGGCCAAACTGATAAGAGTATAGCTTTAGATGCAGGCATTTTCAATATCCCTGTTAAGCAACCCCAAAATATTTTAGCGCTCGAACAACCGGTGGATCCCCGAACTTATAAGCTAGGTCCTGGCGATAAGATTACTATATTTATCTGGGGAAATATTCAAACCCAGTATGACCTGACTATTTCTCCCGAGGGCAAATTGTTAATCCCGACTATTGGACCGGTTGCAGTTTCGGGCATGTATTTAAAATTTGCTAAAAAAACTATCGAAAAAAAAATACTCGAAAGATTTAAAAACGTTAGCGTTTCAGTCGAACTTAGCGATTTACGCTATTTTAGAGCATCAGTTGGCGGCGCCGTGAAGTTTCCGGGAATATATACAGTTAACGGCATTACACGGGTTTCTGAAATTATCGCAAAGGCAGGAGGATTTTTACGAGAGGTTGATGAAGTTGTTGAACAAGATGAGAATATAAAATTGGATTCGGATATAGAAGAAAAACAGCCTGTTATATATCCATCGGGGATTGCCTCCCATAGAAATATTATTGTTAAGCATATTGATGGTTCAATTGATACCGCTGATGTATTGCTTTTCGAGCAAACCGGTGATCTTAGATATAATTATAAACTTACCGATGGCGATGAGATTTTTATTCCGCTGCGCGAGCAAAATGTAAACATGTATGGAATATTCGGCGGAGTAAAAAACCCGGGGTTTTTTGAGTATTCTCATCGCGATTCGTTAAAAGACTTGATTAGTCTGGGGCATGGTTTTACGCTTGATGTTGATTCATCTGCGGCAGAACTGGTGAGATTTGGCTTGGATGGTCATACGATTATTCGGGATACTATCTTGTTGGGAAAGTACTTGCAGGATGGAAACCAAGATATAAAAATGATGCCTGATGACCGCATATATATTAAAACAATTAATAATTTTAACGAGAAATATCAGGCACTTATTGAAGGAGAGGTAAAAAATCCGGGCTATTATGCTATTATGCCGGAATCTACTTACCTAAGCCAACTAATTGAAGAAGCGGGCGGTTTTACTCCTTTGGCATCCTTAGCTGAGGCCAAAATGACAAGGTTTGTTGATATTAGCGGGGTTGATAAAGAATTTGAACGTTTGAAATTAATGAGCGTTTCAAATATGACTGATATGGAGTATAACTATTTCAAGATAAAATCGAGAGAAAAATCCGGTCGGATGTCCGTTAATTTTCAGGAATTATTTTCCGGTGATGGGAAAAACGATATTTTATTAAAGAATGGTGATGTTATCACTATTCCGGGTGTAAACGATATTGTCAATGTTGCCGGCGAAGTTGCAAATCCGGGATTTATGACATTTAACCCTGCTTTCAATTACAAAGATTATATTAAGCTCGCAGGAGGCTATAGCTTTCGGGCAGATAAGGGCAAAATCAGGATTATTACCGGCGTAACTGGCGAATGGAAAAAAGCTAAACGCGGCACAAGAATCCAGCCGGGTGATATTATAATAGTTCCCGAGAAAGGGAAAAGCAAGTTTTTCACATATGTAAAGGAAGCGCTGTCGTTTACAGCCAGCTTGGCAACAGTATACCTTGTAATTAGTGAGGCTACCAAGTAG
- a CDS encoding uracil-DNA glycosylase yields MEMPEPEIVENNVLNEDTMLSIDEFKKAESLDKLFETICECQKCELGKSRINFVFGEGNPRAEIMFVGEAPGADEDRQGRPFVGRAGKLLDKILNAMKLSRDDIYIANILKCRPPQNRDPLAEEAQTCEPFLHHQIKLIKPKIICCLGRIAAQRLLQTKMTLGKMRNQWFDYQGTILMVTYHPAALLRSNQYKRPLWDDMQKMLKKLEELKQ; encoded by the coding sequence ATGGAAATGCCCGAACCTGAAATTGTCGAAAATAATGTACTCAATGAGGATACTATGCTCAGCATAGATGAATTTAAAAAAGCGGAAAGTCTCGATAAGTTGTTCGAAACAATCTGCGAATGCCAGAAATGCGAGCTGGGTAAAAGCCGTATAAATTTTGTCTTTGGCGAGGGCAATCCTCGGGCGGAGATAATGTTTGTAGGCGAGGCGCCCGGCGCGGATGAGGACAGGCAGGGCCGGCCATTTGTTGGCCGCGCCGGAAAACTTCTGGATAAAATACTAAATGCTATGAAATTAAGCCGAGATGATATTTATATCGCCAATATTCTCAAGTGTCGTCCTCCGCAAAATCGCGACCCGCTTGCAGAGGAAGCGCAAACCTGCGAACCATTCCTTCACCATCAAATAAAGCTGATTAAGCCGAAAATAATCTGCTGCCTTGGACGCATCGCCGCTCAAAGACTTCTGCAAACAAAAATGACTCTGGGCAAGATGCGCAATCAGTGGTTTGATTATCAGGGAACGATACTCATGGTAACATATCACCCTGCGGCTTTGCTTCGCTCAAATCAGTATAAGCGGCCGCTATGGGATGATATGCAAAAAATGTTAAAAAAATTAGAGGAGTTGAAGCAATAA
- the coaBC gene encoding bifunctional phosphopantothenoylcysteine decarboxylase/phosphopantothenate--cysteine ligase CoaBC has translation MAESLKNKNILLGISGGIAAFKICELLRLLVKAGAKVRVVMTESASKFVAPLTFSALGAESVSTNMWDPNRDSLQHVNWADWADIIVIAPATANIIAKMASGIADDALSTQLLAFDGAKLIAPAMNVKMWQNYATQRNINELKKHNIQFIGPTKGHLANMAIAEGRMVEPDEIFKRLKSMIRGRDDLAGYKILVTAGPTVEPLDPVRFISNRSSGKMGYAIAEALKDRGAEVILVSGPVSIKAPLDVEVMPVETTEQMKTAVDRYYNTVDSVFMTAAVADYKPKVYSKQKIKKSKQNLSLLLVKNPDILSALASKRNRKILVGFALETENLKAAAKRKMLDKKLDIIVANNPTQKGVEFGSDFNKAVIFIRGKKPVDLQVMPKIELAHVIIDELVKLFKDRKK, from the coding sequence ATGGCAGAATCTCTAAAAAACAAAAACATCCTGCTTGGCATATCCGGCGGTATCGCCGCCTTTAAGATTTGCGAGCTTTTGCGGCTATTGGTCAAAGCCGGCGCCAAGGTGCGAGTGGTAATGACTGAATCGGCATCAAAATTCGTTGCGCCGCTGACATTCTCAGCCTTAGGCGCCGAATCGGTCTCTACCAACATGTGGGACCCCAACCGCGACAGCCTTCAACATGTGAACTGGGCTGATTGGGCTGATATTATTGTAATAGCTCCCGCTACTGCAAACATAATAGCCAAAATGGCATCAGGTATCGCCGATGATGCGCTATCCACTCAGCTTTTGGCTTTCGATGGTGCCAAGCTTATCGCCCCCGCTATGAATGTGAAGATGTGGCAAAACTATGCCACCCAGCGCAACATTAACGAATTGAAAAAACATAATATTCAATTTATCGGACCTACCAAAGGTCATCTCGCTAATATGGCAATCGCAGAGGGGCGGATGGTTGAACCTGATGAGATTTTCAAGCGGTTAAAATCGATGATTCGGGGAAGGGATGATTTAGCTGGCTATAAAATTTTAGTAACTGCCGGACCTACAGTCGAACCGCTTGACCCGGTTAGATTCATTTCCAATCGGTCATCCGGCAAGATGGGCTATGCAATCGCTGAGGCATTGAAAGACCGCGGCGCTGAGGTAATATTAGTATCCGGGCCGGTTTCAATTAAGGCGCCCCTTGACGTTGAGGTTATGCCGGTCGAAACCACCGAGCAGATGAAGACAGCGGTAGATAGATATTACAACACCGTCGATTCCGTATTTATGACAGCCGCTGTAGCTGATTATAAACCAAAAGTATATTCAAAACAGAAAATCAAGAAAAGTAAACAGAACTTATCCCTGCTGTTAGTAAAGAATCCCGATATACTAAGCGCGCTTGCCTCAAAACGTAACCGGAAAATATTAGTAGGCTTTGCGCTCGAAACTGAAAATCTTAAAGCCGCCGCCAAACGGAAAATGCTCGATAAGAAACTCGATATAATTGTTGCCAATAATCCCACCCAAAAAGGTGTCGAGTTTGGCTCTGATTTCAATAAAGCTGTTATTTTTATCAGGGGGAAAAAGCCTGTTGATTTGCAGGTTATGCCCAAAATCGAACTGGCGCATGTGATAATAGATGAACTGGTCAAATTATTTAAAGACAGAAAAAAATAA
- the ybgF gene encoding tol-pal system protein YbgF has translation MMKKNLIIAIISTALLAIFISGCATRRQMAETSIELNELQREHRLIMATLQKIDSLIVEQSKGSKKLNADLKMSMSALEERMLLVESNLEDAVGMINRSVEMMDSKSPGPNVKNQSDSTKTSGEIDHQKVYKIAYQDVIKGNYKMAVKGFENYLQLYPKTTLADNAVYWIGECYYIQKDYTKSQSWYNKLIEDYPKSEHMASAKLKLGMSLYKKRYRTKAKQYFQDVVNDFPGTDEANQAAEMLQGYKR, from the coding sequence ATGATGAAAAAGAATTTGATAATAGCGATAATTTCCACTGCTTTATTGGCAATATTTATTTCGGGCTGCGCCACGCGCCGCCAGATGGCTGAAACAAGTATTGAGTTGAATGAACTGCAGCGTGAACACCGACTGATTATGGCAACCTTACAGAAAATTGATTCGCTTATAGTTGAACAGAGCAAAGGCTCTAAAAAGCTGAACGCCGATTTGAAAATGAGCATGTCGGCGCTTGAGGAAAGAATGCTGTTGGTAGAATCCAACCTCGAGGATGCCGTTGGCATGATTAACAGGTCTGTGGAGATGATGGATTCTAAAAGCCCCGGGCCAAATGTTAAGAATCAGTCTGATTCAACAAAAACAAGCGGCGAAATTGACCATCAGAAAGTTTATAAAATAGCTTATCAAGACGTGATTAAGGGCAATTATAAAATGGCTGTAAAAGGTTTTGAGAACTATCTCCAATTATACCCGAAAACCACGTTGGCTGATAATGCTGTTTACTGGATTGGTGAATGTTATTATATTCAGAAAGATTACACAAAATCACAGAGTTGGTATAACAAGCTGATTGAGGATTACCCCAAATCCGAACACATGGCTTCAGCTAAGCTCAAATTGGGCATGTCATTATATAAGAAAAGGTATAGAACCAAAGCTAAGCAATACTTTCAGGATGTAGTTAATGATTTCCCCGGTACCGATGAAGCTAATCAGGCTGCCGAGATGCTTCAGGGATACAAACGATAG